The sequence TCCGTTTTGTGCAGCGGTTTTTCCATCTACAATCTCCCAGACCAATGTTTTTCCTGAAAAGAGATCCCAAACTTTGTTTACCGTGTGTTCGCTTCCTTTTCTGAGCGTGTTCCAGTAGTATTTAGCGCCAGAGGTTGTTCCGCTTACATCATACACAATTCGAAAAGATTGGGTATCCGGTGCTAGAAGTTCGTATTGGGTATAGCTATCTGTCTGCGTTTGTTGTGCTTGCAAATAGAAGGAAAACAACAAGAGGAAAAAAAGAAGTGCCGTGGCTGATGTATGTTTTATGCTCATGAATGGTTTTTAGTCTGTGGTTTTATTATCAATACGCCAAGGCGGGTTTAACCTGTTTTCTCCAGCATGGTATAGAATGATTTGATTTCCATCCATATCTTTTAATCTTGCTTCTCGCCAAAGCCACGGTCTATCACTGGGAGGCTCGTCAAAAACGATTCCTTTTTGGGTGAGGTCGGCTACATACCCATCCAGATTGTCGCACTCAAAATAGACATAAATACCATCGCCTTTTGGCAATTGTTCCGCCAAATGTATAGAAAAAGTGGCAGGCCCATCTGGGCACTCAAAACGAGCATAATGGGGTAGGGCCTTTACGATTAGGGTTAACCCCAGTTTTTCATAAAAAGGGATTGATTTTGTTAGATCTAAAGAGGGGACGGTTATTTGGTTGAGGTTCATTGTTTGTAATTGCGGTTATACATTGTCGTACGCAGTTTTTATTTCTATCAGCACTACTTCATTCCTTATTCGTAATTCACTGAATATTTTACCTGGACAAAGTCATTAGCAAAAGCACTTGCTTTAGCTTTTTCAAGTTTAATGTCTTTTAATGTTTTTCCAAATAAAGGAATTCCTTCTCCAAGTAATACAGGAACTTTGGTTATGATTATTTCATCAATCATTTGAAGATTAATAAAGGATTGAATAGTTTTCCCCCCATCTATATAGGCATGCTTGAAACCTTCTTTTTCCAATGAAGCAACCAAGCTGTTAATATCTCCGGAGTACATTTCTATTTTTCCTTTTAGATTGTCAGGGGCTTCTTTTATCGTGTTGCTTAATACAACAATGCGCAGGTCACCGTAAAACCATTGCTCAGGTGTCAAATTCATATTGGAAATCATTTCCATACACTTTCGTCCCATAATCATACAATCTACAGAATCCATAAAAGCTTGAAATCCCATATCTTCTGTTCCCATATCAGCTTCCAAATCACCTGACGTATGCAACCAATCAACATTCCCGCCTAGTTTGGCAATAAAACCGTCTACACTCGTAGCTATATAAACTGAACACTTCATATCTGATTTCTATTTTTTTAATGGCATACAACGGTACGGCTAAGCGTAGTGCGGAGGCAAGGAAACCTTTCGTTTCCGTCTGTGCACGAAGCTAAAGCTTATTGTTTTGCTTTTTCTTTTTTTGTTCCAAAGCTAAATCTATAAGATTTAGCGACATTATAAATATACACTGACCTTACGGTTTTGCCCTAAAGTCCGCATTACGTTTAGGTATTGTTGGGCGCAGTTTTTCTCCGTACGAGTGCGCGTTTTTCATCACGTTTTGCTTTGATTTTTTCTGTCCGAGTTAGAAGTCCATCTGCAACAGCTGCGTTTGAGTGAAGTCCATTTAATCAAACTTGCTCAAGGTTTTTTTCGAAGGTTTATTCTCTCGACTAAAATTGCATTAAAACGGATGTCAAAATCACTATTTACATTCTCAATTTCCATTGAGCGAACAAAATCCTCCATTTCTCTACCGAGTTGCATTTTGTCAAAAGTCAATAAACTGTCAAGATTATATTTTCCAACTACACTTCGTACGCCTGACCTAACAATAGATTCTGCTAAATCGTCACTTTTATTATTCTCAGAAATGAAGAAGCCTTTTTCATCAAAAAGATGTTCTCTCTTGGACTCAAAAACATAAAAAATCCGTGAATATGTTATTAACTCCTTTCCATCTTTGGACAGGGCAGTTGTTTCCACTAGATTTTCAAATTGTCTCGATTCCTTATTAGTTTTTCCAACACAGCCAAGAATAAAAATCATTAGAATTAGTGTTGATAGAATTTTACTGCTTTTCATATTAAAATGGATGTTTCAAATTGCGCCCAACTTGTTTATATAGATGTAAAATACATTCGTATACCCCT is a genomic window of Flagellimonas sp. CMM7 containing:
- a CDS encoding VOC family protein → MNLNQITVPSLDLTKSIPFYEKLGLTLIVKALPHYARFECPDGPATFSIHLAEQLPKGDGIYVYFECDNLDGYVADLTQKGIVFDEPPSDRPWLWREARLKDMDGNQIILYHAGENRLNPPWRIDNKTTD
- a CDS encoding dihydrofolate reductase family protein, coding for MKCSVYIATSVDGFIAKLGGNVDWLHTSGDLEADMGTEDMGFQAFMDSVDCMIMGRKCMEMISNMNLTPEQWFYGDLRIVVLSNTIKEAPDNLKGKIEMYSGDINSLVASLEKEGFKHAYIDGGKTIQSFINLQMIDEIIITKVPVLLGEGIPLFGKTLKDIKLEKAKASAFANDFVQVKYSVNYE